From Brevibacillus marinus, a single genomic window includes:
- a CDS encoding CoA transferase subunit A codes for MKKLLSPEQAVKFIKTGDVVMVGGFGLSGAPLTLIDELTRHTAKELTIISNNVGEPGKGLGKLLISGAIRKAIGSYFTTNRDAVEAWKKGELEIELIPQGTFAEAIRAGGAGIGGFYTKTSVGTKLAEGKELREIDGELYVFEKALKADVSLIKAHKADRLGNLVYYKTAMNFNPPMATAGKIVIAEVDEIVETGELAPETIRTPHVYVDYVVLNKYKKVRGRYVL; via the coding sequence GTGAAAAAATTACTGAGCCCGGAACAGGCGGTCAAATTCATCAAAACGGGAGACGTGGTCATGGTCGGGGGGTTCGGTCTGTCCGGCGCCCCGTTAACCCTTATCGATGAATTAACCCGGCATACAGCAAAGGAACTGACCATTATCAGCAACAACGTTGGCGAGCCGGGAAAAGGGCTGGGGAAGCTTCTAATCTCCGGTGCAATCCGCAAAGCGATTGGCTCCTACTTTACCACCAATCGGGATGCGGTGGAGGCCTGGAAAAAGGGGGAACTGGAGATCGAGCTGATCCCGCAGGGCACATTCGCCGAAGCGATCCGCGCCGGAGGAGCGGGAATCGGCGGCTTCTACACGAAAACGTCGGTGGGGACCAAACTGGCGGAAGGAAAAGAACTGAGAGAAATCGACGGCGAACTGTACGTGTTTGAAAAAGCGCTCAAGGCGGATGTTTCCCTGATCAAAGCCCACAAGGCCGACCGGCTGGGCAACCTCGTCTATTACAAAACGGCGATGAACTTTAATCCTCCAATGGCAACGGCCGGGAAAATCGTGATTGCGGAAGTGGACGAGATTGTCGAAACGGGGGAACTGGCTCCGGAAACAATCCGTACGCCCCATGTCTATGTCGATTATGTGGTGCTGAACAAATACAAAAAAGTGCGAGGACGCTATGTTCTCTAG
- a CDS encoding flavin reductase family protein, producing the protein MLVKPDDLTRKNVYKLLTGMVVPRPIAWISTISDDGIRNLAPFSFYTAISSEPPLVCVSIGHHKNRKKDTLLNIERIGEFVINTVSEECVEQMDQTALEYEASVDEFAEAGLTAEPSAIVKPPRVKEAKMAMECRLYESLALGADFTLVIGQVVAFHIAEEVYVPDCKIDHAKVKVVGRMAGSYTRTTDLFAVKRR; encoded by the coding sequence ATGCTGGTAAAACCGGATGATTTGACAAGAAAAAACGTCTACAAACTGCTGACGGGAATGGTTGTGCCGCGGCCGATCGCCTGGATCTCCACCATCAGCGATGATGGCATACGGAATTTGGCGCCATTCAGCTTTTACACGGCCATCTCCAGTGAGCCTCCCCTGGTTTGTGTATCCATTGGACATCATAAAAACCGAAAAAAAGATACGCTGCTAAACATTGAGAGGATCGGGGAATTTGTGATCAACACGGTAAGTGAAGAATGCGTCGAACAGATGGATCAAACGGCACTCGAATATGAGGCGTCTGTCGATGAATTTGCGGAAGCGGGATTGACTGCGGAACCATCCGCCATCGTCAAACCGCCGCGGGTAAAAGAGGCGAAAATGGCAATGGAGTGCAGGCTGTATGAATCTCTGGCTTTAGGAGCGGACTTTACGCTTGTGATCGGACAGGTAGTAGCTTTTCACATTGCCGAAGAGGTGTATGTACCCGATTGCAAAATCGATCATGCAAAAGTGAAAGTCGTGGGCCGCATGGCGGGAAGCTACACGAGGACGACGGATCTGTTCGCTGTGAAAAGAAGGTGA
- a CDS encoding hydroxyacid dehydrogenase has protein sequence MHKVMQILSMYHPAGEKWLAEHADVVRVDDHQPEAILSALGKHPDVEGIILRAPARITRSILDAAPSVRVISGAGVGVDNIDVAYATEKGIAVLHAPKVNAESTAEHAVALLFALSKQIVLFDQEMRKMNFAIRNQVFPHELKGKVLGLVGWGEIARHVARICGLGLGMQVVAYVRSLSEEKTAAAAKLGVTLTTDLAEVFRVADAVSVHIPLTENTRGLIDRKLLRLLKPNAYFINTARGAVVNEQDLYQVLQEKRIAGAALDVFSQEPPTPDIPFHKLDNVVLTPHVGGITEEASRISSALVARNVLDYLDGKTPKYIVNPQVLPQADQGEK, from the coding sequence ATGCACAAAGTGATGCAAATCTTGTCCATGTACCATCCCGCTGGCGAAAAGTGGTTGGCCGAGCATGCAGACGTGGTTCGCGTCGATGACCATCAACCGGAAGCGATCCTCTCCGCTCTTGGCAAACATCCGGATGTGGAAGGAATCATTCTGCGTGCCCCGGCGCGGATTACGCGGAGCATCCTTGACGCCGCCCCGTCTGTGAGGGTGATTTCGGGAGCGGGTGTCGGTGTCGACAACATTGACGTAGCCTATGCGACGGAAAAAGGAATTGCCGTCCTGCACGCGCCCAAAGTCAATGCGGAGTCTACCGCCGAACATGCGGTCGCATTGCTGTTTGCTCTCAGCAAGCAGATCGTTTTGTTCGATCAAGAGATGAGAAAGATGAACTTTGCCATCCGAAACCAGGTTTTCCCCCACGAGTTGAAGGGAAAAGTGTTGGGGCTTGTCGGCTGGGGAGAGATTGCCCGCCATGTCGCGAGAATATGCGGCCTTGGCCTGGGCATGCAGGTGGTCGCATACGTCCGCAGCCTAAGCGAAGAAAAAACGGCCGCTGCCGCCAAACTGGGTGTAACCTTGACCACGGATCTAGCGGAAGTGTTTCGCGTTGCGGATGCGGTCTCCGTACATATTCCGCTGACGGAGAACACGCGCGGCTTGATTGACAGAAAGCTGCTCCGTTTGCTGAAGCCGAATGCCTACTTCATCAATACGGCCCGGGGAGCCGTCGTGAATGAGCAGGATCTCTATCAGGTTTTGCAGGAAAAGCGGATTGCCGGGGCGGCGCTGGATGTGTTCAGCCAGGAACCGCCCACTCCCGACATCCCGTTCCACAAACTGGACAACGTTGTGTTAACGCCGCATGTTGGCGGTATTACCGAGGAGGCTTCCCGAATCTCCAGTGCTCTAGTGGCGCGGAACGTATTGGATTATCTGGATGGAAAAACGCCGAAGTATATTGTTAACCCCCAGGTTTTGCCGCAAGCAGACCAAGGCGAAAAGTAA
- a CDS encoding PaaI family thioesterase, protein MKDLLAEVERKFAESPFWQWLGLEAHHIIPGEVQLKLAIRPEFLNVVRSVHGGVYASVLDTTMGFTVRSQAGCPAVTVNMNISFLKATDQGNLWSKGRIINMGRNLAVAEAYIYNDEGQPLAHATGTFKIIHSK, encoded by the coding sequence ATGAAGGACTTACTTGCAGAGGTGGAGAGGAAGTTTGCGGAAAGTCCGTTTTGGCAGTGGTTGGGCCTGGAAGCTCATCATATCATTCCAGGAGAAGTTCAACTGAAACTGGCTATCCGCCCCGAATTTCTCAATGTGGTCAGGAGCGTTCACGGTGGAGTGTATGCCTCCGTTCTGGATACGACCATGGGCTTCACGGTGCGCAGCCAGGCCGGATGCCCCGCGGTAACCGTGAATATGAATATCAGCTTTCTCAAGGCAACGGACCAGGGAAATCTGTGGAGCAAGGGAAGGATCATCAACATGGGCAGAAACTTGGCTGTGGCGGAAGCTTATATTTACAATGATGAAGGGCAGCCGCTCGCACACGCGACAGGAACATTTAAAATAATTCACAGCAAATAG
- a CDS encoding gamma carbonic anhydrase family protein has product MLYSVSGKKPKIANNVFIAPNASVIGDVSIGELSSVWFSAAIRGDSNSITIGRGTSIQDGAVIHVDARFPTVIGDNVTVGHQAVVHGSKIGSNVIIGMSATVMDGAEIGENSIVGGGTVIPEGKQFPPGVLILGVPGKVVRELKPEEIERIAYSARIYQERTKEYLQSFLPSE; this is encoded by the coding sequence ATGCTCTACTCCGTTTCGGGAAAGAAGCCCAAAATCGCCAATAACGTATTTATCGCTCCCAACGCCAGCGTTATCGGCGATGTAAGCATTGGCGAACTGTCCAGCGTCTGGTTTAGCGCCGCCATTCGCGGCGACAGCAACAGCATTACGATCGGCCGCGGCACCAGTATTCAGGACGGCGCGGTGATCCATGTCGACGCGAGATTTCCCACGGTTATCGGCGACAATGTCACGGTAGGCCATCAAGCGGTCGTGCACGGCAGCAAAATCGGCAGCAACGTGATCATCGGCATGTCCGCAACCGTGATGGACGGCGCGGAAATCGGCGAGAACAGCATCGTCGGCGGCGGCACGGTGATCCCCGAAGGGAAGCAGTTTCCCCCTGGCGTGCTCATCCTTGGCGTGCCGGGCAAAGTGGTGCGCGAACTGAAACCGGAAGAGATCGAACGCATCGCCTATTCGGCGCGCATCTATCAGGAGCGAACAAAAGAGTATTTGCAGTCTTTTTTGCCTAGCGAGTAA
- a CDS encoding adenine deaminase C-terminal domain-containing protein → MSDNVRNMSQEKLRRLISVSRLQTPATTWIRGAQVLNVYTGEVLPLHVVLCEDRIAYVGEKEPLTDDDTRIIDARGFTLVPGYIEPHVHSYQVYNPLTLGEYALARGTTTLLHDNLVFFLHLAERELEELLATFHRLPVKNYWWCRLDPQVAQPEMVALFTPERLKQILQHPLVLQAGELTFWKELIDGDMGMVARMWEARQSGKRIETHNPGASVETLNAVAAAGATGCHESITAEEVMRRLRLGYYATLRYSSIRPDLPDLIKGLLELDCQHWDRMMLTTDGSPPFFLAAGFLDACVRLAIEAGLSPALAYRLATLNPAVYYRLDQELGGIAPGRIADILFLEDLRNPTPVRVMANGRIVAENQVPQEPFPSIEWTRLGIGALPMLEPKVEPEWFEITAPGDAFPVMEMYNAVITRLRSESLPVRDGRVQLPQKPGYMYVSLLHRQGEWITTGVIKGFAELDALACTYTLSGDLVILGRDPVQMAQAANHVIAHRGGICVWERGELVYDLPLPMFGTMSPLPMSHLIEESGRLFELLRRAGYLFADPIYSLLFLSATHLPKVRLTPQGICNTNDGQILLPARSLKK, encoded by the coding sequence ATGAGTGATAACGTACGAAATATGAGCCAAGAAAAACTACGCCGTCTCATTTCCGTATCCCGCTTGCAGACACCGGCGACGACATGGATCCGCGGTGCGCAAGTGCTGAATGTTTATACCGGTGAAGTGCTGCCGTTACATGTGGTGTTATGCGAAGATCGCATCGCCTATGTAGGCGAGAAAGAGCCGTTGACCGACGACGATACGCGGATTATCGATGCGCGGGGGTTTACGCTGGTGCCCGGCTACATCGAACCGCATGTCCATTCGTATCAAGTCTACAACCCGCTGACGCTGGGGGAATACGCGCTGGCGCGCGGAACAACCACCCTGCTGCACGATAACTTGGTCTTTTTTCTTCACCTCGCCGAGCGGGAACTGGAAGAATTGCTGGCGACGTTCCATCGTCTGCCGGTGAAAAACTATTGGTGGTGCCGGCTGGATCCGCAGGTCGCACAACCGGAGATGGTCGCGCTGTTTACGCCGGAACGGCTCAAGCAAATCCTGCAGCATCCGCTTGTGCTGCAGGCGGGGGAGCTCACCTTCTGGAAAGAGCTGATTGATGGCGACATGGGCATGGTCGCGCGGATGTGGGAGGCCCGCCAGTCGGGGAAGCGGATTGAAACGCATAACCCGGGTGCGTCGGTGGAGACGCTCAATGCGGTTGCCGCGGCAGGCGCGACCGGCTGCCACGAAAGCATTACCGCGGAGGAAGTGATGCGGCGGCTTCGCCTCGGTTATTACGCAACCCTGCGGTATTCTTCGATCCGGCCCGATTTGCCGGATTTGATCAAAGGGCTGCTGGAGCTGGACTGTCAGCATTGGGATCGCATGATGCTGACGACGGACGGCTCGCCGCCGTTTTTCCTGGCCGCCGGCTTTCTTGATGCGTGCGTTCGCCTCGCGATCGAAGCCGGGCTCTCGCCGGCGTTGGCCTACCGCCTGGCCACCCTGAATCCGGCGGTATACTACCGGCTCGATCAGGAATTGGGAGGGATTGCGCCCGGGAGGATTGCCGATATCCTCTTCCTCGAAGATCTGCGCAATCCCACCCCTGTGCGCGTCATGGCAAACGGCCGCATCGTCGCGGAAAACCAGGTGCCGCAGGAACCGTTCCCCTCGATCGAGTGGACTCGGCTGGGGATTGGCGCCTTGCCCATGCTGGAGCCAAAGGTAGAACCAGAGTGGTTCGAGATCACCGCGCCGGGCGACGCCTTTCCGGTGATGGAAATGTACAATGCGGTGATTACGCGCCTGCGCAGCGAATCGCTTCCGGTGCGTGACGGCAGGGTGCAGCTGCCGCAAAAACCGGGATACATGTACGTTTCGCTGCTCCACCGCCAAGGGGAGTGGATCACGACGGGCGTGATCAAGGGATTTGCGGAATTGGACGCATTGGCCTGCACCTATACGCTGTCCGGTGATCTGGTGATTCTCGGGCGTGACCCCGTCCAGATGGCACAAGCGGCCAATCACGTTATTGCCCATCGCGGGGGGATTTGCGTGTGGGAGCGGGGGGAGTTGGTTTACGACTTGCCGCTGCCCATGTTCGGGACGATGAGTCCGCTCCCCATGTCCCACTTGATCGAAGAGAGTGGACGACTGTTTGAACTGCTGCGCCGTGCCGGTTATTTGTTTGCCGATCCGATTTATTCGCTGCTGTTTCTCTCCGCTACCCATCTGCCGAAAGTGCGGCTGACGCCGCAAGGCATCTGCAACACAAACGACGGGCAGATTTTGCTGCCCGCCCGCTCGCTAAAAAAGTAG